One window of Deltaproteobacteria bacterium genomic DNA carries:
- a CDS encoding transcriptional regulator, with protein sequence MITPRQAIKELLQEQPLSIRELSQRLSLSEKEVLDHLGHIARAPGPSHRFQIIPAVCQHCGFVFKKRERLRTPSRCPLCRQQSISRPRFALILK encoded by the coding sequence ATGATTACTCCCCGTCAGGCTATCAAAGAATTGTTACAGGAGCAACCTCTTTCGATCCGAGAACTTTCCCAGCGCCTGTCGTTATCTGAAAAGGAGGTGCTGGATCATCTGGGCCATATTGCCCGGGCCCCAGGCCCAAGCCACCGTTTTCAGATCATTCCGGCGGTCTGCCAGCATTGCGGCTTTGTCTTCAAAAAACGGGAGCGGCTCCGGACGCCTTCCCGCTGTCCGCTCTGCCGCCAGCAGTCGATCAGCCGCCCCCGCTTTGCTCTGATACTAAAGTAG
- a CDS encoding ketopantoate reductase family protein has translation MRYLIMGTGALGTVFGGLLQHAGHQVTFGGRGPHFEHLITQGLTVNGIWGQFHLGPVAALQPDQPSPDPYDIILLCVKSFDTLTAARAVKGLLAPNGLIVSVQNGLGNIDILAQEFGAARTIGARVIFGAEITKPGVSTVTVYADRVLLGATSEETSPAVLEQLAADLNRAGIPTAIVDNILTHIWDKVLYNCALNPLGAILGVAYGALADNPATRDLMLALIQEIYQVAAALAIPLSQPSATSYFQHFLENLVPPTAAHLPSMLQDLRRGRRTEIDALNGAICRYADQLGLTTPYNQTLCHLIRFLEAGSTCQGEQKAEKSAA, from the coding sequence ATGCGATATTTGATCATGGGAACCGGGGCGCTGGGCACGGTCTTTGGTGGTTTGCTGCAGCATGCCGGTCACCAGGTAACCTTTGGCGGTCGAGGACCCCATTTTGAACATCTAATCACCCAGGGCTTAACCGTCAACGGCATCTGGGGGCAATTCCACCTGGGGCCGGTGGCGGCTCTGCAACCTGACCAGCCCTCCCCTGACCCTTACGATATTATTCTGCTCTGTGTAAAGTCTTTTGATACCCTAACCGCGGCTCGGGCCGTAAAGGGACTGCTGGCCCCAAATGGCCTGATCGTTTCGGTGCAAAACGGCTTGGGCAATATCGACATCCTGGCCCAGGAATTCGGCGCTGCCCGTACCATCGGGGCACGGGTAATCTTTGGGGCGGAGATCACCAAGCCCGGGGTCTCTACTGTCACGGTTTACGCTGATAGAGTGTTGCTGGGAGCCACATCCGAAGAGACTTCGCCAGCCGTTCTGGAACAGTTGGCGGCGGATCTCAACCGGGCCGGCATTCCCACCGCCATAGTAGATAATATCCTCACCCACATATGGGATAAGGTGCTTTATAACTGTGCTCTCAATCCCCTGGGAGCCATTTTGGGAGTGGCCTACGGGGCTCTGGCGGATAATCCCGCCACCCGGGATTTGATGTTGGCCCTGATCCAGGAGATTTATCAGGTAGCCGCGGCTCTGGCGATTCCTTTAAGTCAGCCGAGCGCCACAAGCTACTTTCAGCATTTCCTGGAGAACCTGGTGCCGCCTACTGCCGCGCATCTGCCCTCCATGTTACAGGACCTCCGCCGGGGTCGGCGCACCGAAATCGATGCCTTAAACGGCGCCATCTGCCGCTATGCGGATCAATTGGGGCTGACTACCCCCTATAACCAAACCCTCTGTCACCTGATTAGGTTTCTGGAAGCCGGATCAACTTGCCAAGGTGAGCAGAAAGCTGAGAAAAGCGCAGCATAA
- a CDS encoding cupin domain-containing protein: MTTETNQPQFLDLRDEIKRDERGLAYFPFREATVTCEGATILKSLHLVSILPGQVRGNHQHPHKREWLYVFHGEGNFVWQDDQGQKHQRRLAGDRTMVIIPPGMPHALSNDGSQVLYLLAWRIPERFEVSEPDTVPSPIP; encoded by the coding sequence ATGACGACAGAGACCAACCAGCCCCAATTTTTAGACTTGAGGGATGAAATTAAACGAGATGAGCGTGGTTTGGCATATTTCCCTTTCCGGGAGGCGACTGTTACCTGTGAAGGGGCAACCATCCTCAAGAGCCTTCATTTAGTGTCCATATTACCCGGCCAGGTGCGGGGCAACCACCAGCACCCTCACAAGCGGGAATGGCTCTATGTATTCCACGGAGAAGGCAACTTTGTCTGGCAGGATGATCAGGGGCAAAAGCACCAGCGACGGTTGGCCGGTGACCGGACCATGGTAATCATACCTCCCGGGATGCCGCATGCTCTTAGCAATGATGGCTCCCAGGTCCTCTATCTGCTGGCCTGGCGGATTCCGGAAAGGTTCGAAGTCAGCGAGCCGGACACAGTGCCCAGCCCGATCCCTTGA
- a CDS encoding class I SAM-dependent methyltransferase codes for MRLINCPLCEQDHTRRVHQRSFLTLTVTTVLCPGCGLVYHNPVVEDQDRMALGLSARQLHTNAPMDARHRRRVQRRAVYQHDFLKPWVRPGLMGLEVGAGLGVLSAGLQQQGVQILGVEPDPQQAEYARRQFGLTMVTGRFEELDLSGQQFDLILASHVIEHFPDPLKFLITARSLAAPGGRLFLETPNILVPKVGPRRVFSIPHNFYFTPQTLTWMLLKAGWQVERTRVFRRDSFLVLARASQVQIPSLDPAHPFQVWQAICRHRYLYYLKFLFLLRKIPAWQRHWMYQFQEY; via the coding sequence TTGCGCCTGATAAATTGCCCCCTGTGTGAGCAGGACCATACCCGCCGAGTGCATCAAAGGTCTTTCCTAACTCTGACCGTCACCACGGTCCTATGCCCGGGTTGCGGGTTAGTCTATCATAACCCGGTAGTCGAAGACCAGGACCGGATGGCCTTGGGCCTAAGCGCGCGGCAACTGCACACTAATGCACCGATGGATGCTCGTCATCGGCGCCGGGTGCAACGCCGGGCCGTCTACCAGCACGATTTTCTCAAGCCCTGGGTGCGCCCCGGCCTGATGGGCTTGGAGGTCGGGGCCGGGTTGGGCGTCCTCAGCGCGGGGTTGCAACAACAAGGGGTTCAGATCTTGGGAGTGGAGCCGGACCCCCAACAGGCCGAATATGCTCGCCGGCAATTTGGACTTACCATGGTAACGGGGCGGTTCGAAGAACTAGATTTATCCGGTCAGCAGTTCGACCTGATCCTGGCCTCGCATGTCATTGAGCACTTTCCAGACCCCCTAAAATTCTTGATCACGGCCCGCTCTCTGGCCGCCCCGGGGGGACGGCTTTTCCTGGAAACGCCCAATATTCTTGTCCCCAAAGTGGGGCCGCGGCGGGTGTTCTCGATCCCGCACAACTTTTATTTTACCCCTCAGACCCTAACCTGGATGCTGCTCAAGGCCGGCTGGCAGGTTGAAAGAACCAGAGTTTTCAGGCGGGATAGTTTTTTGGTACTGGCCCGGGCCAGCCAGGTCCAGATCCCCTCCCTCGACCCCGCCCACCCCTTTCAGGTATGGCAGGCCATCTGCCGCCACCGTTATCTCTATTACCTCAAATTTCTCTTCCTGCTGCGCAAAATTCCTGCCTGGCAACGACACTGGATGTATCAGTTCCAGGAATATTAA
- a CDS encoding B12-binding domain-containing radical SAM protein — translation MRILLVQPTTFYPNKRILRSKTRWLLGLTIPYLAGLTPRHIQVEVVDDRLRPIPYDRHYDLVGITATCATAERGFQISQEFRCRGVPVVMGGFHVSLHPEETMEHCDAVVVGEAEAVWEQVLEDARRGCLKRRYQAEGFHDMVGLPRPRLELFDFRRYRVKIAPTQTSRGCPYHCSFCEVPIVYGHTYRRRPIGEVLEEIKAIVRITGLKKIYFIDDNLTGHRDYAKELFRGIIPLNIRWSCLWTINTSRDEELLDLAKKSGCYHVNIGIENVCPESIASIEKVQNPVADYEWMLKRLQERGIFYSLNFMFGLDGDQMGLFNETLDFLERIKAPMAFFNSVTPRRGTPMWDQLNQEGRIHNPEAEKYLGMICNFYPKHMTPEECEAGVWRCFQKFYSFPSIWRRLLRPPNSYIFQGLPSNLYFHWAVNRRIDPVDFY, via the coding sequence GTGAGAATTTTGTTGGTGCAACCGACCACATTTTATCCCAATAAACGTATTTTGCGTAGTAAAACCAGATGGCTCCTAGGGTTGACCATTCCCTATCTGGCCGGTTTAACCCCTCGTCATATTCAGGTCGAAGTAGTTGATGATCGTCTCCGCCCCATTCCCTATGATCGTCATTATGATCTGGTCGGAATCACCGCCACCTGTGCGACCGCGGAGCGGGGCTTTCAGATTTCCCAGGAATTTCGCTGCCGAGGAGTGCCAGTGGTGATGGGCGGCTTCCACGTCTCCCTGCACCCTGAGGAGACCATGGAACACTGCGACGCGGTCGTGGTGGGGGAAGCTGAAGCAGTCTGGGAGCAGGTACTCGAAGACGCCCGCCGCGGTTGTCTTAAGCGGCGTTATCAGGCAGAAGGTTTCCATGATATGGTCGGTTTACCACGGCCCCGGCTGGAGTTATTCGACTTTCGGCGCTATCGGGTGAAGATTGCGCCCACCCAGACTTCACGGGGATGTCCCTACCATTGCAGCTTCTGCGAGGTGCCCATAGTTTACGGGCATACCTATCGCCGCCGGCCGATTGGGGAAGTTCTGGAAGAAATCAAGGCCATTGTGCGTATCACTGGATTAAAGAAGATCTATTTTATCGACGACAATCTCACCGGCCATCGGGATTATGCCAAAGAATTGTTCCGGGGGATAATCCCTTTAAATATCCGCTGGAGCTGTTTATGGACGATCAACACCTCCCGGGATGAGGAGCTGCTTGATCTGGCTAAGAAATCTGGATGTTACCATGTCAACATCGGCATTGAAAATGTCTGTCCGGAAAGCATTGCCTCGATTGAAAAGGTCCAGAATCCGGTGGCGGACTACGAATGGATGCTGAAACGACTGCAGGAAAGGGGGATCTTTTATTCCTTGAATTTCATGTTTGGTCTGGATGGCGACCAGATGGGCTTATTCAATGAAACCCTGGACTTCCTGGAGCGTATCAAAGCCCCCATGGCCTTTTTCAATTCGGTGACCCCGCGCCGCGGGACCCCGATGTGGGATCAACTCAATCAGGAAGGCCGGATTCATAATCCTGAGGCCGAAAAGTATTTGGGCATGATCTGCAACTTTTATCCCAAACATATGACCCCAGAAGAATGCGAAGCCGGGGTCTGGCGCTGCTTTCAGAAGTTCTACTCGTTCCCCTCTATCTGGCGGCGTTTGCTCAGGCCTCCCAATTCCTATATTTTTCAGGGATTGCCCAGTAATCTATACTTTCATTGGGCCGTCAATCGGCGCATCGATCCGGTGGATTTTTATTGA
- a CDS encoding MarC family protein produces MELWESTGSFFITALVSLFIIIDPLGNIFPFLALSANYPPPTRRRLAFRACLTAFLILTGFLFLGRALLDYFGITIAAFQITGGLILFRIAFEMLEGRSPVTRHYTSGSLDARDYRDISLVPLAVPLLSGPGAISTVLVLSSRVSQPLEIAALFVSLALILLFAYLAFCFATRLAEVLKESGMRLVTRLMGLILAALAVQFVLDGLQAAFEFLRPQ; encoded by the coding sequence TTGGAGCTTTGGGAAAGTACTGGGAGCTTTTTCATTACCGCCTTAGTCTCCCTGTTCATCATTATCGACCCCTTGGGAAATATTTTTCCTTTCCTGGCATTGTCGGCCAATTACCCTCCCCCTACCCGCCGACGGCTGGCCTTCCGGGCTTGCTTGACCGCCTTCCTCATCCTGACCGGATTCCTGTTTCTGGGTCGTGCTTTACTAGATTACTTCGGTATTACCATTGCCGCCTTCCAGATTACCGGGGGGCTGATCCTTTTCCGGATCGCCTTTGAGATGCTGGAGGGGCGCAGCCCGGTTACCCGTCATTATACCTCAGGCAGCCTGGATGCCCGCGATTACCGTGATATTTCTTTGGTGCCGCTGGCGGTGCCCTTGTTAAGCGGGCCGGGGGCGATCTCCACCGTCTTGGTACTTAGTAGTCGGGTCTCCCAGCCCTTGGAGATTGCTGCTCTGTTCGTGTCTTTGGCCCTAATATTGCTCTTTGCTTACCTGGCCTTCTGCTTTGCTACCCGGCTGGCCGAAGTCCTCAAGGAATCCGGCATGCGTCTGGTGACCCGGCTCATGGGCCTGATCCTGGCGGCGCTGGCCGTGCAATTTGTCCTGGATGGCCTCCAGGCTGCCTTTGAGTTTCTCAGACCTCAATAA